Sequence from the Erythrolamprus reginae isolate rEryReg1 chromosome 2, rEryReg1.hap1, whole genome shotgun sequence genome:
gtcccttccaactttattagtCTATGTTCTATGATTTTCACAAGCAACTAAGcataaaccatggtttataaACCAGTTTATAAAGAGTGGCCTTCTTTATAAATGAGGTAAATCCAATCCAAACAAGTCACATTTGGCTTAGACAAAATGGGGATCCCAGACAGTGAAGAACGTTTTGTCAACAAGACCTAAAAATTTGCACAGGGTttcaaaaagaaacaataaaaagaattacCAGGCATTCTGATTCTTTGGATAAGAGGGATGAAATATTCCAGGATACTTCGAATACGTTGCCCTGGTAGAAAAGAAACAATAAGTCTGTTAGATAGATGAGTCTTTGCAGAACAGAGGCTCGACTTTTTAAAGTCAAGggaacttttattctggcattttcgGTAGCACTCCACCTCAGCTTAAATAGAACAGATTTCTAAAAGCGCCTTTTATAGTGTGGCTGTCAGACAGCCAACCAAACACAATGCTTTAACTTCCTACTCAAAAGACCTCTTGTGCTTAACCAATCAGACCTTCAACATCAGCCTTCCTGgccagtcataagttgagaactttgCATTTCTGGtgaggttataagtcgaggatttaacaaaATCCACTATCAGAAAAGTACCGAAGTAGGTAATTAATATAGCTGACCATTACAGTTTGAGTTATTGAAGAATTGCTTATTTTTGTCATAGTGACATCTTCAATTATGAATATAAGGCAGCTTGATATACTAGTGCACAAATTAATACAGATGAAACACTCACAAAGCCCAAAATATATTCCTGTTGTTTCTAGAGCTGCAAAGGTCATCAAGCCAATTCCAGTGGAAATTATCCAGTctacagaaagaaagaatgagattatattttgttctcttttttctccaTGTAAAATCAATAGATTGTAATGTTCACTTACCGTTATATTTATAATAGCAGACTAATAACATTCCAACAGCAAAACAAACAATGACAAAATGGAAGAATTcatctgaaaaaaagaagaatttaatttaatgaaagtAATTTGATATATTTCcatgaaaataaaaatctaatattgGAAGTTATATGCAAacatacagtgtgtgtgtttgtattggtatatacatatgcatacacacacacacatctagaTATATATGCATAAAATGAATATTTTCATAACTTAAACAGCAATTTCCCCCAGACTCAGTAATGAAAATAATTCCCCATGTACATTAAACAAAAAAGTTCTCAATATTACATGTTATGGGAGAAGGAAACATATTCCGTTTACACACTGGCAAGTAGCCTCACCTGTAAACTTATTAAAAATAGGATATTTGCTGATTAATTTGAGGGACTGCCTCTTCCTGGTTACAGGGATGGGCTGCAGGGTGTTCACAGGAAAGAacttctgtgcagtttggagaacccccaaatccgaCTCTTGGCTGGTCCAATCCACCCTGCCCTGCCCCACCCAAGGGTCCTTTTGGGTGCAGGTAAATGCAGGGTGGGCATGGAGCCTCAgtgagagcaaaaaacaggcctactggaagttcagaaaagctAGAAATGGGCctatttctgacctccagaggctCTGGAGCAtgtggaggccatttttgcccttccagaAGCtgaaggaaagcctccagagcctggggagaggaAAACACCTCCCCAACAGTGGTGCAGGAGGCTGCCCACGAtggtcatgcccacccagcaactgggcagagaagcCCTtgaaaaatttttgaagcccagccCTGCCTGGTTATATCAACCTACTCCATTAAATCTGGCAGAGTGGGCACATTGCATGTTCTACTGGCAAGGGACAAAACATTTGGAGGATCACAGGGGatgtgccttctctgttgtgTCATCTGCCTTATGAAATATGCTTCCTGCCCCACAATTACATTGGCCCCATCCTTTCTGATATTCTGAATGGTCCTCAATACCTGTTCATGTCATCAGATTTGGTCTCTTGTTGAGGTAGCCATTTTTATTATGGTACTCTGGTTGTCTAGGACTTGTATGTTTAATTTTCTATGATGTTTATTGACATGGATTTCTACATCTGTGGTTATTAACATTGTTCTTTTTATCTCATTGCTGTGTGTTGTACAGAGTGTTTAGTGGGACTGGCAGCTATATAAAAGTTtattactaaaataaataaataaaatttgctaaaAGTTTTCAGGTTAAAAAACCTAATTATGGTTATTTAGTTAGAGAAAAAAGCATATTTACATGGATATCATTTGCACCTTATCTGTGTTAATGTTGCGTATAGGGAAAATACAAGATATGAAGGTGCTTTTTTTATTCAGTTAGTTATGCCAGTCTAGAATAGAAATCTAAACATCTGGGCTTAAGCCTTGTCTCACAGAGAGAAGAATTTGTGATTTAAATTTGTGATCAGTTATATTCTTACCATCTTTCCGAATCCTTGGAATCCACCATCTTGTGTGTGGGACTGTGTGACAGACACCATCGTCACACACTGTGGGAAATGAAATTTGAATTAAAATGTATGGTTTGGCaagcctccccccacccaaacccCTTTAACTCAGTTAAGGCACTGAAGTTGACAAATATCTGTTTACCCTCAAGCATTGGATAGGGACAATGTGCTACCCATTTCATTAAAGATGCTGCTTTTATCAAGCAGGCTCAACTCCTTAGACCtctgatggagaacctatggcacaggcgaCATACAGcatcctctctgtgggcatggaaGCTGTTGCCCCAATTTAGCTCCAccacacatgtgcatgcccatGTGCCTCCCGCCAACCAGTTGGTTGGGTCTctgttgtgcatgcacagggggatgCCATATGTGCAGGGGGGTTCAGGCATGCACGCATTCATGTCCACACATGCTTTGGGCACTCATTCTGGGAAAGGGTAGCCATCACTGCCTTGGACTTTCTCATATGAGGAGAACAACTATGGTTGGGAATTATTTTAGAATTTCAGACCCCAGTGAAGTTAAGGCAGTATGAGCTTTTATAGTGGCCTctatcaattaataataataataataataataataataataataataataataataataatttattagatttgtatgccgcccctctccaaagactcggggcggctcacaacaacaataaaaacaatgttacagtggaacaaatctaatattactatGTGCAGATTCTTTCTCTTCCTATAAACCAGGAGGGGGCATAGTTCTCTCCTGACTAACTGGATGAATAGCATTAAGAACAAACTTCTATAGTCCCTATGCCTGCACAAAGAAGTGAAATCAAAAATTTGTCCCATCAACAGtcggggtccccaaacttaggaactttaagacttgtggacttcatttcccagaattcttctGTCATctatgctgggaattgaagtccacaagtcttaaaattcccaagtttgaagatctctgcatcAACTGTTCTTTCAAAAGAGCCAGTATTTGAGATACACACgatatt
This genomic interval carries:
- the TMEM40 gene encoding transmembrane protein 40 translates to MDTSDSVALSPKPKQKGRKPKQNKKAEKQDESEDASSLVALTENPQPDLSGEIIPYSEAEISRTEGTPAVVCDDGVCHTVPHTRWWIPRIRKDDEFFHFVIVCFAVGMLLVCYYKYNDWIISTGIGLMTFAALETTGIYFGLWQRIRSILEYFIPLIQRIRMPGFKKLN